One genomic region from Thermoleptolyngbya sichuanensis A183 encodes:
- the egtB gene encoding ergothioneine biosynthesis protein EgtB gives MSPTTVAISEALPPLQHQYSAVRQLSETLCRPLEIEDYGIQSMADVSPPKWHLAHTTWFFETFLLCPFLKNYNVFHPKYSYLFNSYYEAVGNRHPRAQRGLLSRPTVAEVYQYRAYVDDAMRSLFSSVPLSAEMTALITLGLHHEQQHQELLLTDIKHIFATNPLRPAYRPAAPKTALAATAPPLRFVEFSGGLHTIGHQQSGFAFDNESPAHRVYLQDFALASRLVTNGEYLEFIEAGGYEKPEYWLSEGWATVQAQRWTAPLYWEQIDGQWWEMTLMGMQPLNLAQPVCHVSLFEADAFANWCDRRLPTEAEWEIAAAGMPVVGNLLEGDRLHPQPAKDSQPVEQLYGDVWEWTQSAYQPYPGFRPAAGAVGEYNGKFMCNQTVLRGGSCATPPGHIRASYRNFFPASTRWQFSGIRLAV, from the coding sequence ATGTCCCCTACGACCGTTGCAATTTCTGAGGCATTGCCTCCATTGCAGCACCAATATTCAGCAGTTCGTCAACTGAGCGAAACGCTCTGCCGTCCTTTAGAAATTGAAGATTATGGCATCCAGAGTATGGCAGATGTCAGCCCGCCAAAGTGGCACCTGGCCCATACAACCTGGTTTTTTGAGACGTTCTTGCTCTGTCCTTTTCTAAAGAATTACAACGTTTTTCATCCGAAATATAGCTATCTATTTAATTCGTATTACGAAGCGGTTGGAAATCGCCATCCTCGGGCCCAGCGGGGACTGCTCTCTCGCCCAACCGTGGCAGAGGTTTATCAATACCGGGCCTATGTCGATGACGCGATGCGATCGCTCTTTTCCAGCGTCCCGCTCTCCGCTGAAATGACTGCGCTAATCACTCTAGGGCTTCACCATGAACAGCAGCATCAAGAATTGCTGTTGACCGATATCAAACATATTTTTGCCACCAATCCTTTGCGCCCTGCTTATCGACCTGCCGCGCCAAAAACTGCTCTAGCTGCCACTGCACCACCCCTCCGGTTCGTCGAGTTTTCTGGTGGACTCCACACCATTGGACATCAGCAATCTGGCTTTGCTTTTGATAACGAAAGCCCTGCCCATCGCGTCTATCTCCAAGACTTTGCGCTGGCATCGCGCCTGGTGACGAATGGCGAGTATCTGGAATTTATCGAAGCGGGCGGCTATGAAAAGCCCGAATACTGGCTGTCGGAGGGCTGGGCGACGGTGCAGGCCCAGCGATGGACTGCGCCGCTGTATTGGGAGCAGATAGACGGTCAGTGGTGGGAAATGACGCTGATGGGAATGCAGCCGCTCAACTTGGCGCAGCCCGTCTGTCACGTCAGCTTATTCGAGGCGGATGCGTTTGCGAATTGGTGCGATCGCCGTTTGCCCACCGAAGCGGAATGGGAAATTGCTGCTGCGGGGATGCCCGTTGTCGGGAACTTGCTGGAGGGCGATCGCCTCCATCCCCAGCCTGCCAAAGATTCACAGCCTGTGGAGCAACTCTACGGCGACGTGTGGGAATGGACGCAGAGTGCATACCAGCCCTATCCTGGGTTCCGCCCTGCTGCGGGAGCAGTTGGTGAATACAACGGCAAATTTATGTGCAACCAGACTGTCTTGCGCGGTGGATCTTGTGCCACACCGCCTGGACATATTCGCGCCAGCTATCGCAATTTCTTTCCTGCAAGTACGCGCTGGCAGTTCAGCGGCATTCGTTTGGCAGTGTAG
- a CDS encoding MGH1-like glycoside hydrolase domain-containing protein, translating to MIPEHQRLLESRSQATPWKKWGPYLSDRQWGTVREDYSADGSAWDYFSHQQSHSRAYRWGEDGLLGISDEKQRLCFGLALWNGKDPVLKERLFGLTGPQGNHAEDVKEYYFYLDSTPTHSYLKALYKYPQAAFPYEQLVAENQRRDKFTPEFELIDTGIFAENRYFDVMVEYAKAAPEDILIQISVTNRGPDPAPLHLLPTLWFRNTWNWGDAVEKPGMYLPHLGQKGLESIAAIASTHADLGQHWLYCEGVAVNGAEITPPVYFTENETNYEALFNVGNSTPYVKDAIHRTVIHGETDAVNPEQRGTKSAAHYVLEIPAGETRQVRLRLSDRPSISHPFGAEFDQILAARVQEADEFYHKVSPFPMNGDRRNVQRQAFAGMMWSKQYYRYDVSRWLQGDPNMPAPPAERLHGRNRQWGHLDADDIISMCDKWEYPWFAAWDLAFHCIPLAMIDPDFAKYQLDIMTREWYMHPNGQIPAYEWAFNDVNPPVHAWATWRVYKIEQRMWGEGDRQFLERVFQKLLLNFTWWVNRKDTEGSNVFEGGFLGMDNVGVFDRSAPLPTGGFLEQSDGTSWMAMYCLNMLVIALELAQKNSVYEDMATKFFEHFVYIADAMNHIGGGKTELWDEEDGFFYDVLHLPHGDRLKLKIRSMVGLVPLFAVETLEPELLDKLPGFKERLEWFEENRPDLSHNIASFTAEGMGRRRLLAVVRPDKLRRVLDKMLDEREFLSPYGIRSLSRHHKDNPYTFYADGSEYRVAYEAAESTTRLFGGNSNWRGPVWFPVNYLLIESLQKFHHYLGDEFLVACPTGSDQVKNLWDVSLDLEERLTRLFLQNADGQRPVFGGAELFQTDPHWQNHILFYEYFNGDNGAGLGASHQTGWTGLVAKLIQQCGRYAAGARQERYFC from the coding sequence ATGATTCCTGAACACCAACGCCTGCTTGAATCGCGCAGCCAAGCGACACCCTGGAAAAAGTGGGGGCCGTATCTCAGCGATCGCCAGTGGGGGACAGTTCGTGAAGACTATAGCGCGGATGGCTCCGCGTGGGACTATTTTTCGCATCAGCAGTCTCACAGCCGCGCCTACCGCTGGGGCGAAGACGGACTACTGGGCATCTCGGACGAAAAGCAGCGGCTTTGTTTTGGGCTAGCACTGTGGAATGGCAAAGATCCGGTGCTAAAGGAGCGCCTATTTGGGCTGACGGGGCCGCAGGGCAATCATGCAGAAGACGTAAAAGAGTACTACTTCTACCTGGACAGCACGCCGACCCATTCTTATCTCAAAGCGCTGTATAAGTATCCCCAGGCAGCGTTTCCCTACGAGCAACTCGTCGCAGAAAACCAGCGGCGCGACAAGTTCACGCCGGAGTTCGAGCTAATCGACACGGGTATCTTTGCTGAAAATCGCTACTTCGACGTGATGGTGGAGTATGCGAAGGCTGCACCGGAGGATATTTTGATTCAGATCTCGGTGACGAATCGCGGCCCAGACCCCGCCCCGCTGCACCTGCTGCCGACGCTGTGGTTTCGCAACACCTGGAACTGGGGTGATGCGGTCGAAAAGCCGGGAATGTACCTGCCGCACCTGGGTCAGAAGGGGCTGGAGAGTATTGCGGCGATCGCCTCTACTCACGCCGATCTGGGGCAACACTGGCTCTATTGCGAAGGAGTGGCGGTGAACGGAGCCGAAATCACGCCGCCTGTTTATTTCACTGAAAACGAGACGAACTACGAAGCGCTGTTTAACGTGGGTAACTCCACACCTTACGTGAAAGATGCCATTCATCGCACCGTGATTCACGGGGAAACGGATGCAGTGAATCCGGAACAGCGGGGCACCAAGTCCGCCGCTCACTACGTTCTGGAAATTCCCGCCGGAGAGACGCGCCAGGTTCGTCTGCGCCTTAGCGATCGCCCGTCTATTAGCCATCCCTTTGGCGCGGAGTTTGACCAGATTTTGGCAGCGCGGGTTCAAGAAGCCGATGAGTTTTATCACAAGGTCAGCCCGTTTCCGATGAATGGCGATCGCCGCAATGTGCAGCGCCAAGCGTTTGCAGGCATGATGTGGAGCAAGCAATATTACCGTTACGATGTCAGTCGCTGGCTCCAGGGCGACCCAAACATGCCCGCTCCGCCTGCCGAACGGCTGCATGGCCGCAACCGTCAGTGGGGACATCTAGATGCCGACGACATCATTTCTATGTGCGACAAGTGGGAATATCCCTGGTTTGCAGCGTGGGATTTAGCGTTCCACTGCATTCCACTGGCCATGATCGATCCTGACTTTGCCAAATACCAGCTCGATATCATGACGCGGGAATGGTACATGCATCCCAACGGGCAAATCCCAGCCTACGAGTGGGCCTTCAATGATGTCAATCCGCCGGTTCACGCTTGGGCAACTTGGCGCGTTTACAAAATCGAGCAGCGGATGTGGGGCGAGGGCGATCGCCAGTTTCTAGAGCGCGTGTTTCAAAAGCTGCTGCTGAACTTTACCTGGTGGGTGAACCGCAAGGACACCGAAGGCAGCAACGTGTTTGAAGGTGGCTTCTTGGGCATGGACAATGTGGGTGTGTTTGACCGCAGCGCCCCGCTGCCCACGGGCGGTTTCCTAGAACAGTCCGACGGCACAAGCTGGATGGCGATGTATTGCCTGAATATGCTCGTTATCGCGCTAGAGTTGGCGCAGAAAAACTCGGTCTATGAAGACATGGCGACCAAGTTTTTTGAGCATTTTGTCTACATTGCTGATGCCATGAACCACATTGGCGGCGGCAAGACGGAGCTATGGGATGAGGAAGACGGCTTCTTTTATGACGTGCTGCATCTGCCCCACGGCGATCGCCTCAAGCTCAAAATCCGCTCGATGGTGGGGCTAGTTCCCCTATTTGCCGTGGAAACGCTGGAGCCAGAGTTGCTGGATAAATTACCCGGCTTCAAGGAACGGCTGGAATGGTTTGAGGAGAATCGCCCAGACCTGAGCCACAATATCGCCAGCTTTACGGCGGAAGGGATGGGGCGGCGGCGACTGCTGGCGGTGGTGCGTCCCGATAAGCTGCGGCGCGTGCTGGATAAGATGCTGGATGAGCGTGAGTTTCTCAGCCCCTATGGCATCCGCTCGCTGTCTCGTCATCACAAAGACAATCCCTATACTTTCTATGCCGATGGCAGCGAATATCGAGTCGCCTACGAAGCGGCAGAATCCACCACTCGCTTATTTGGCGGCAACTCCAACTGGCGCGGCCCGGTGTGGTTTCCAGTGAATTACCTACTGATTGAATCCCTGCAAAAATTTCACCACTACCTGGGGGACGAGTTTCTGGTGGCCTGCCCCACCGGGTCAGATCAGGTTAAAAATCTGTGGGATGTGTCGCTTGATTTGGAGGAGCGCCTTACCCGCTTATTCCTGCAAAACGCAGACGGACAGCGCCCTGTTTTTGGCGGCGCAGAACTCTTCCAGACCGATCCCCATTGGCAGAATCACATTTTGTTCTATGAGTATTTCAACGGCGATAATGGCGCAGGGCTGGGAGCCAGTCACCAGACGGGCTGGACGGGGCTGGTGGCGAAGCTAATTCAGCAGTGTGGACGATATGCGGCAGGGGCTAGGCAGGAGCGCTACTTCTGCTAA
- a CDS encoding heavy metal translocating P-type ATPase: protein MQDQTFRLRGMSCAACAHNIEQAIGSVPGVEACSVNFGAEQATVTYDERKTDIAQIQAAVEEAGYGAQPMSDDALAPLADEEQQNRLDEHRKLVRKVWLSGGVSAVLVIGSLPMMTGLPIPLIPMWLHHPLLQLVLTTPVMLWAGSSFFINAWKALKRHTATMDTLVAVGTGTAFLYSLFPTFAPQWFLAQGLSPDVYFEAAAVIIALLLLGRLLENRARGQTSEAIRKLIGLQPRTARVIRSGQEFDIPISEVVLGDVVWVRPGEKIPVDGEIVEGASTIDEAMVTGESVPVRKQAGDEVIGATLNKTGSFKFRATRVGKDTFLAQIVKLVQQAQGSKAPIQRLADQVTGWFVPAVIAIAILTFVLWFNLMGNVTMALITTVGVLIIACPCALGLATPTSIMVGTGKGAENGILIKGAESLELAHKLQTIVLDKTGTITQGKPTVTDFVPANGIEHELDLLRLAGSLERNSEHPLAEAVVQYARTQEVELTDPQEFEAVAGSGVQGYVDRRFVQIGTHRWMNELGIDTSALQSVWDGLEYLGRTVIWIAVDSNVEAVMGIADAVKPSSVNAIRTLKRMGLEVVMLTGDNQRTANVIAHEVEIDRVFAEVRPDQKSAVIATIQAEGKVVAMVGDGINDAPALAQADVGIAIGTGTDVAIAASDITLISGDLHGIVTAIQLSRATLRNIRQNLFFAFIYNVAGIPIAAGILYPVFGWLLNPIIAGAAMAFSSVSVVTNALRLRNFQPRGLS, encoded by the coding sequence ATGCAAGATCAAACCTTTCGGCTGCGCGGCATGAGTTGCGCCGCCTGTGCCCACAATATCGAGCAAGCCATCGGTTCAGTGCCGGGTGTAGAGGCGTGCAGCGTCAACTTCGGTGCAGAGCAGGCAACGGTCACCTACGATGAGCGCAAAACGGACATCGCCCAAATTCAGGCTGCCGTAGAAGAAGCGGGCTACGGAGCGCAGCCGATGAGCGATGATGCACTTGCGCCCCTTGCCGATGAAGAGCAGCAGAACCGTCTGGACGAGCACCGCAAGCTGGTTCGCAAAGTCTGGCTGAGCGGCGGGGTCAGCGCGGTTCTGGTTATTGGCTCACTACCCATGATGACGGGGCTGCCGATTCCCTTGATTCCGATGTGGCTGCACCATCCGCTGCTTCAGCTTGTGCTGACAACACCCGTGATGCTCTGGGCCGGCAGCAGCTTTTTCATCAACGCCTGGAAAGCGCTGAAGCGGCACACCGCCACGATGGATACGCTGGTGGCAGTGGGCACGGGCACAGCGTTTCTTTACTCGCTGTTTCCCACGTTTGCGCCGCAGTGGTTCCTCGCGCAGGGGCTGAGTCCCGATGTGTATTTCGAGGCGGCGGCGGTGATTATTGCGCTGCTGCTGCTGGGGCGGCTGCTGGAAAACCGCGCCAGGGGGCAAACCTCCGAGGCAATTCGCAAACTGATTGGGCTGCAACCTCGCACGGCGCGGGTGATTCGCAGCGGGCAGGAATTCGACATTCCGATTTCGGAGGTAGTGCTGGGGGATGTGGTCTGGGTACGTCCGGGCGAAAAGATTCCGGTGGATGGCGAGATTGTAGAGGGCGCGTCCACGATTGACGAGGCGATGGTGACGGGAGAAAGCGTGCCTGTGAGAAAGCAGGCGGGCGATGAGGTGATCGGCGCAACGCTGAATAAAACAGGCAGCTTTAAGTTTCGTGCTACTCGCGTGGGCAAAGATACGTTCCTGGCGCAAATCGTCAAGCTGGTGCAGCAGGCGCAGGGTTCCAAAGCGCCGATCCAGCGATTGGCAGATCAGGTGACGGGGTGGTTTGTGCCTGCGGTGATTGCGATCGCCATTCTCACGTTCGTCCTCTGGTTCAACCTCATGGGCAATGTGACGATGGCGCTGATCACGACCGTCGGTGTGCTGATTATTGCCTGTCCCTGTGCGCTGGGGCTGGCCACGCCGACTTCGATCATGGTGGGTACGGGCAAGGGCGCAGAAAACGGCATTTTGATCAAAGGGGCAGAGAGTCTGGAGCTGGCGCACAAGCTGCAAACCATTGTCCTTGATAAAACGGGCACCATTACCCAGGGCAAGCCCACGGTGACGGATTTTGTACCTGCAAATGGCATCGAGCATGAGCTAGACCTCCTACGTCTAGCAGGATCGCTCGAACGCAATTCCGAACATCCGCTGGCGGAAGCCGTAGTGCAATATGCCCGGACACAAGAGGTGGAACTGACCGACCCGCAAGAATTTGAAGCTGTTGCGGGTAGCGGTGTGCAGGGTTATGTCGATCGCCGATTTGTGCAAATTGGAACGCACCGCTGGATGAATGAACTCGGCATTGATACCAGCGCTTTGCAATCTGTCTGGGACGGGCTGGAGTATCTCGGCAGAACGGTGATTTGGATCGCAGTGGATAGCAACGTGGAAGCGGTGATGGGCATTGCGGATGCGGTGAAGCCGTCTTCGGTGAACGCGATTCGCACGCTGAAGCGCATGGGTTTGGAAGTCGTCATGCTCACAGGCGACAACCAGCGGACGGCAAACGTGATTGCTCATGAAGTCGAAATCGATCGCGTCTTTGCCGAAGTGCGCCCTGATCAAAAATCGGCAGTGATCGCAACCATTCAGGCTGAAGGCAAGGTTGTGGCGATGGTGGGCGACGGCATCAACGACGCGCCTGCGCTGGCCCAGGCCGATGTGGGGATTGCGATTGGTACGGGAACCGATGTGGCGATCGCCGCTAGCGACATTACGCTCATCTCTGGCGATTTGCACGGCATCGTCACCGCAATTCAACTGAGCCGCGCCACCCTCCGAAACATCCGACAAAACCTGTTCTTTGCTTTTATCTACAACGTCGCAGGAATTCCCATCGCAGCAGGGATTCTCTATCCCGTGTTTGGCTGGCTGCTGAATCCCATCATTGCAGGAGCGGCAATGGCGTTTAGCTCGGTGTCTGTGGTGACGAATGCGCTGCGTTTACGCAACTTTCAGCCCAGAGGATTAAGCTGA
- a CDS encoding cupredoxin domain-containing protein, producing the protein MTYKTALINGVAIVGMLCGMVSNEAIAQETHTEIQHSTSKNAGQFQRIEQPLWAKVAVTAGGLGLIGLELWWFLLSKPKSRKATTQGGIQEVTVTVDGGYEPSQIVVQAGQPVRLNFDRKDPSSCLEEVRFPDFRIAQALPLNQTTAIEFTPTQPGRYEFTCGMNMFRGVVEVQGAEEKGAIAPPASAPTHPNHSALQTL; encoded by the coding sequence ATGACTTACAAAACAGCACTCATTAACGGCGTTGCAATCGTCGGAATGCTGTGTGGAATGGTCTCGAATGAGGCGATCGCCCAGGAAACGCACACAGAAATACAGCATTCGACCTCTAAAAATGCAGGACAATTCCAACGAATTGAACAACCGCTTTGGGCTAAAGTGGCGGTCACCGCAGGCGGGTTGGGGTTAATCGGGCTGGAGCTTTGGTGGTTTTTGCTCAGCAAACCCAAGTCGCGCAAAGCCACGACACAGGGCGGCATCCAGGAAGTGACCGTGACGGTGGATGGCGGCTATGAGCCAAGCCAGATCGTGGTGCAGGCGGGTCAGCCGGTGCGGCTCAATTTCGATCGCAAAGATCCTAGCAGTTGTCTGGAAGAGGTCCGCTTTCCCGATTTTCGCATTGCCCAAGCTTTGCCGCTGAATCAAACAACTGCGATCGAGTTCACTCCTACGCAACCCGGTCGATATGAGTTTACTTGCGGCATGAATATGTTTCGGGGGGTGGTTGAAGTCCAGGGCGCAGAAGAGAAGGGTGCGATCGCCCCTCCTGCATCCGCACCCACCCATCCCAACCACTCAGCCTTACAGACGCTTTAG
- a CDS encoding GNAT family N-acetyltransferase: MLSQISPIEEKVEQKVEQKTQVPTELPQAPHVTKPASALYPLPVRSAAARILDRAANPELIQIRHVQAGDIDKLHSLLTSPDVVYWTSKMPCVVAEEMREQLNNPPAGHYTLVATYNQSVAGSLGFSTCLQSRMRHMGHISTVAVHPNFRGYGVGTALVKAAIDLADQWFNLHRLDLMVYTDNDAAIALYQKFGFVTEGVLKDYAFRAGAYTDVQVMARFAKRGI; the protein is encoded by the coding sequence ATGCTTTCGCAGATTTCCCCCATAGAGGAAAAAGTAGAACAAAAAGTAGAACAAAAAACGCAGGTTCCCACAGAACTGCCCCAAGCTCCCCACGTCACAAAGCCCGCATCGGCGCTGTATCCCTTGCCAGTCCGTTCCGCTGCTGCAAGAATCCTTGACCGAGCAGCCAACCCAGAACTGATCCAGATTCGCCATGTCCAGGCTGGAGACATAGATAAGCTACATAGCTTGCTGACGAGTCCGGATGTCGTGTACTGGACGAGTAAGATGCCCTGCGTTGTTGCAGAAGAGATGCGTGAGCAGCTAAACAATCCGCCTGCGGGTCACTATACGCTGGTTGCGACATACAACCAGAGCGTTGCAGGCAGTCTGGGCTTTTCGACCTGCCTCCAGTCCCGGATGCGTCACATGGGCCACATCAGCACCGTAGCCGTGCATCCTAACTTTCGCGGCTATGGCGTGGGGACGGCATTGGTCAAAGCTGCGATCGACTTGGCAGACCAGTGGTTTAACCTGCATCGGCTAGATCTGATGGTCTACACCGACAATGACGCGGCGATCGCCCTCTACCAAAAATTCGGCTTCGTAACCGAGGGCGTGCTGAAGGACTACGCTTTTCGCGCTGGAGCATATACCGACGTGCAGGTGATGGCGCGATTTGCCAAGCGCGGGATCTAG
- a CDS encoding aspartate:alanine exchanger family transporter yields MEGLWAFLSGQPILTLFLVIALGYAVGEVAIAGFSLGVGAVLFVGLAMGAVAQDAAPPALVGTVGLILFFYGIGIQYGKPFVEGLLSPSGRCQNAIALLSVLAAGLVTALLMSWLRLDPALGAGLFTGAMVNTAALQSVADKVGGDLPAVGYGVAYPFGVLGPILGMYLAQRLLRPRVEVPTSRGVEEVEALVSHPAAVGKYLSEVTAQFPDEVQVVAVRQNGHNRMPRPNLRLQTGDALLLLGAKGDALKQACRTIGDVAPSQIIPDHTELDDLDVYVSKHSVIGHRLGALNLGEHPGCTILSVQRGDATLYPHPGLVLEAGDRIWAVAERDRHSAVRQFFGNSARSTAEVSYLALGLGMVLGVLFGLIPFPLPGLGTFTFGAAGGAMIVSLLLGWRGRIGHLNWTIPPSANLTLRNFGLTLFLAVVGMRSAPAFFSTLSSTGLQLVGVGAAMTAAIVVAAFMLGCGLFRVSFDEALGIVAGVTGNPAILAYAAKSVPTNKPELGYAIVFPSSTIIKIIVVQILLVWFAAR; encoded by the coding sequence GTGGAAGGATTGTGGGCGTTTCTCAGCGGTCAGCCAATTCTGACGCTGTTTCTGGTAATTGCGTTGGGCTATGCGGTGGGCGAAGTGGCGATCGCCGGATTTAGCCTGGGCGTGGGGGCGGTGCTGTTTGTCGGGCTGGCGATGGGTGCGGTTGCACAGGATGCTGCGCCGCCTGCGCTAGTCGGCACCGTTGGGCTGATTTTATTTTTCTACGGCATCGGCATTCAGTACGGCAAACCTTTCGTGGAAGGGCTGCTCAGCCCTAGCGGTCGCTGCCAAAATGCGATCGCCCTGCTGAGCGTGCTGGCGGCAGGATTGGTGACGGCGCTGCTGATGTCCTGGCTGCGGCTCGACCCGGCGCTGGGAGCGGGCCTATTCACGGGGGCGATGGTCAATACAGCGGCGCTACAGTCTGTGGCCGACAAGGTCGGAGGTGACCTGCCCGCAGTGGGCTACGGCGTGGCCTATCCGTTTGGCGTACTGGGGCCGATTTTGGGGATGTATCTGGCGCAGCGGCTCCTGCGGCCGCGAGTCGAGGTTCCCACCTCACGGGGCGTAGAGGAGGTGGAGGCGCTGGTCAGCCATCCGGCAGCGGTGGGAAAGTATCTGTCGGAGGTGACGGCGCAATTTCCCGACGAGGTGCAAGTGGTCGCCGTGCGCCAAAATGGTCATAACCGAATGCCGCGCCCGAACCTGCGCCTGCAAACGGGTGATGCGCTGCTGCTGCTTGGGGCCAAGGGCGACGCGCTCAAGCAAGCTTGCCGCACGATTGGCGATGTTGCCCCGTCGCAGATTATTCCTGACCACACCGAGCTAGACGACCTGGATGTGTATGTCTCCAAGCACAGCGTCATTGGGCATCGGCTGGGGGCGCTAAACTTGGGCGAGCATCCGGGTTGCACCATCCTTTCCGTGCAGCGGGGGGACGCAACGCTCTATCCGCATCCGGGGCTGGTGCTGGAGGCGGGCGATCGCATTTGGGCGGTGGCCGAGCGCGATCGCCATTCTGCCGTGCGTCAGTTTTTTGGCAACTCTGCCCGCAGCACGGCCGAAGTCAGCTACCTGGCGCTGGGGCTGGGCATGGTGCTGGGCGTGTTGTTTGGGCTGATTCCGTTTCCGCTGCCGGGGCTGGGGACGTTCACCTTTGGCGCAGCTGGGGGTGCGATGATTGTGTCGCTGCTGCTGGGCTGGCGCGGCCGCATCGGTCATTTAAACTGGACAATTCCACCTTCAGCCAATCTGACGCTGCGAAATTTTGGGCTGACGCTGTTTCTGGCTGTGGTGGGAATGCGATCGGCTCCGGCATTCTTCTCCACCCTCAGCAGCACGGGCCTGCAACTGGTGGGCGTGGGCGCGGCCATGACCGCCGCCATCGTGGTGGCCGCCTTTATGCTAGGCTGTGGGCTATTTCGAGTATCCTTTGACGAGGCGCTGGGCATTGTAGCTGGCGTGACGGGCAATCCGGCGATCCTGGCCTACGCTGCCAAGTCCGTCCCCACCAACAAACCCGAACTGGGCTATGCCATTGTCTTTCCCAGCAGCACCATCATCAAAATCATCGTGGTTCAGATTTTGCTGGTGTGGTTTGCGGCTCGTTAG
- the egtD gene encoding L-histidine N(alpha)-methyltransferase — protein MTATLNSQLHYRPVKLYDFQPPLEDFRSAVLEGLQRFPKSISPQFLYDKRGSELFDAICTLPEYYLTRTEVQLLQDHANEIATYLGNGALVEFGSGSSQKVRLLLDAAPQVQTYIGLDISRQHLYEACTALAQDYPGLEAIALCTDYTQPLPIAQIPELQNRHTIGFFPGSSIGNLEPAEAVKFLQNAAVLGDLIIGVDLKKPASILEPAYDDAQGISAAFALNLLTRINRELGADFDLSLFTYRARYDETFGRIEMQIVSLAQQTVHIGDAKIRFGNGETLRTEYSYKYTSDEFQMLAMAAGFQPIQVWTDAQQLFNIHYLKRL, from the coding sequence ATGACAGCGACGCTCAACTCTCAACTGCATTATCGCCCGGTTAAGCTATACGACTTTCAACCGCCGTTAGAGGACTTTCGATCGGCGGTGTTGGAAGGCTTGCAGCGATTCCCAAAGTCTATCTCGCCGCAATTCCTCTACGATAAGCGCGGATCTGAACTGTTTGACGCAATCTGCACGCTGCCGGAATACTATTTGACGCGAACCGAAGTCCAGCTTTTGCAAGACCACGCAAACGAAATCGCGACGTATCTGGGAAACGGGGCGCTGGTTGAGTTTGGCAGTGGCAGCAGTCAGAAAGTCCGCCTTTTGCTGGACGCTGCGCCTCAGGTGCAAACCTACATTGGGCTGGATATTTCGCGGCAGCACCTCTACGAAGCCTGTACTGCCCTGGCGCAAGACTATCCGGGGCTGGAGGCGATCGCCCTCTGCACCGACTACACGCAGCCGCTCCCCATCGCCCAGATTCCCGAGCTGCAAAACCGACACACCATCGGCTTTTTTCCGGGTTCTTCCATTGGTAATCTAGAGCCAGCGGAAGCCGTCAAGTTTCTGCAAAATGCAGCAGTGCTGGGCGACCTGATCATCGGCGTGGATTTGAAGAAACCTGCTTCGATCCTAGAGCCGGCCTACGACGACGCGCAGGGGATTTCCGCCGCATTTGCTCTGAACTTGCTGACCCGGATTAACCGCGAACTGGGCGCAGATTTTGACCTGTCGCTGTTTACCTATCGCGCCCGCTACGACGAAACATTTGGCCGCATTGAAATGCAGATTGTCAGCTTGGCGCAGCAAACCGTTCACATTGGCGATGCCAAAATCCGCTTTGGCAATGGCGAAACCTTGCGAACTGAGTACTCCTACAAATACACGTCCGATGAGTTTCAAATGCTGGCAATGGCGGCTGGGTTTCAGCCTATTCAGGTGTGGACGGATGCCCAGCAGCTCTTTAACATCCATTATCTAAAGCGTCTGTAA
- a CDS encoding heavy-metal-associated domain-containing protein, which produces MTYEFTVPDMACSACSDTITKAIQTIDAAATVQTDVKTKQVSVDTQAAEADLRRAIAEAGYTIA; this is translated from the coding sequence ATGACCTACGAATTCACGGTTCCTGATATGGCCTGCTCGGCGTGCAGCGACACCATCACCAAAGCAATCCAAACCATCGATGCTGCGGCAACTGTGCAAACTGACGTGAAAACCAAGCAAGTGAGCGTGGACACCCAGGCCGCAGAAGCAGACCTCCGCAGGGCGATCGCCGAGGCCGGATACACCATCGCGTGA